One genomic segment of Alicycliphilus denitrificans K601 includes these proteins:
- a CDS encoding EAL domain-containing protein: MLLVSLLALGNVLTMQLLLRQSDNLAATMNLAGKMRMLGQRIALEALAEQRHPDDSWPTPRERYATFESTYAALRDGGSAYGLEVQPLDARLQPALQALHEGWLRYRLAIDALLLAPPMASAQVMSVMAASEHLLARTEALMDRLVQFADDAHQRALMSSLALFALDVLLLLLGYALLSRRVLRPIHVLTRQCREMALGRYGTRTRLSTSDELGELARVLDHSAAHIAQLLQDVAQERSALAQMQAMFNGLAENTVAGIYMLDESGRIIYANEQLAQILGYGRAQLSDRFPMERLFPPPARAAAHQHSARHERSALRADGSKIEIEIFGSAMTFQGRPAVIGLVMDITERKRAEMSARRAALVYQHTSEAMVVTDAQGVVQDINPAFTAITGYEAADILGRRMNVLSSGRQDRAFYEALWTSLRETGSWSGDMRNRRKNGEEFVERLTISTSYNEDGSVHSHIGLFADVTEARRREASIWRQAHYDHLTQLPNRQMFQQDLQRSMDSARASDLPLALVFLDLDYFKEVNDTFGHDMGDELLRQVARRLQSCVRSSDQVARLGGDEFTLILRDLKRLEDAPAICRKVLHAVAQPYELSGSTVHVSVSAGVTFYPRDGDDGVTLLKHADLAMYAAKEQGRNQFCEFAPTMEQEAQNRRLLLRDLQQGLDEGEFALHYQPIVEMRSGRTVKAEALLRWNQPVRGMVSPADFIALAEESGLIVPLGDWVMREAACQLAQWREEIAPAFRLSVNVSPVQLNSSGHCVQAWVAHLQDLSLPGSALVAEITERVLLEADKDTDARLQTLQGAGIQLALDDFGTGYSSLSYLKRFDIDYIKIDRSFVSLLSQGNEDATLCQAIIAMAHQLGICVVAEGVETREQHDILQRAGCDYGQGYWYGRPMPAQELTERLRAQHRAPQPAPAEHG, encoded by the coding sequence GTGCTGTTGGTCTCCCTGCTGGCGCTGGGCAACGTGCTGACCATGCAGCTGCTGCTGCGCCAGTCCGACAACCTCGCCGCCACCATGAACCTGGCCGGGAAGATGCGCATGCTCGGCCAGCGCATAGCGCTCGAAGCCCTGGCCGAGCAGCGGCACCCCGATGACTCCTGGCCCACGCCCCGGGAGCGCTACGCCACCTTCGAGTCCACCTACGCCGCCCTGCGCGACGGCGGCAGCGCCTACGGGCTGGAGGTGCAGCCGCTGGACGCCCGCCTGCAGCCCGCGCTGCAAGCCCTGCACGAGGGCTGGCTCCGCTACCGCCTGGCCATCGACGCCCTGCTCCTGGCGCCGCCCATGGCCAGCGCGCAAGTGATGTCGGTCATGGCGGCCAGCGAGCACCTGCTGGCGCGCACGGAGGCCCTGATGGACCGCCTGGTGCAATTCGCCGACGACGCGCACCAGCGCGCGCTCATGAGCAGCCTGGCCCTGTTCGCCCTGGACGTGCTGCTGCTCCTGCTGGGCTATGCGCTGCTGTCGCGCCGCGTGCTGCGGCCCATCCACGTCCTGACCCGGCAATGCCGCGAGATGGCGCTGGGCCGCTACGGCACGCGCACGCGCCTGTCCACCAGCGACGAGCTGGGCGAACTGGCGCGGGTGCTGGACCATTCGGCCGCGCACATCGCCCAGCTGCTGCAGGACGTGGCGCAGGAGCGCTCCGCCCTGGCGCAGATGCAGGCCATGTTCAACGGCCTGGCGGAGAACACCGTGGCGGGCATCTACATGCTCGATGAGTCCGGCCGCATCATCTACGCCAACGAGCAGCTGGCGCAGATACTGGGCTACGGGCGCGCGCAGCTGTCCGACCGCTTCCCCATGGAGCGGCTTTTTCCGCCGCCGGCCCGCGCCGCGGCGCACCAGCACAGCGCGCGCCATGAAAGAAGCGCGCTGCGCGCCGACGGCTCGAAGATAGAGATCGAGATCTTCGGCTCGGCCATGACGTTCCAGGGCAGGCCCGCCGTCATCGGCCTGGTGATGGACATCACCGAGCGCAAGCGCGCCGAGATGTCCGCCCGCCGCGCCGCCCTGGTCTACCAGCACACCTCCGAGGCCATGGTGGTGACCGACGCCCAGGGCGTGGTGCAGGACATCAACCCGGCATTCACCGCCATCACCGGCTACGAGGCCGCGGACATCCTCGGCCGGCGCATGAACGTGCTCAGCTCGGGCCGCCAGGACCGCGCCTTCTACGAGGCCCTGTGGACCAGCCTGAGGGAGACGGGCAGCTGGAGCGGCGACATGAGGAACCGCCGCAAGAACGGCGAGGAGTTCGTCGAGCGCCTGACCATCAGCACCTCGTACAACGAGGACGGCAGCGTCCACAGCCACATCGGCCTGTTCGCCGACGTGACCGAGGCGCGCCGGCGCGAGGCCTCGATCTGGCGCCAGGCGCACTACGACCACCTGACCCAGCTGCCCAACCGGCAGATGTTCCAGCAGGACCTGCAGCGCAGCATGGACAGCGCGCGCGCCAGCGACCTGCCCCTTGCGCTGGTGTTCCTGGACCTGGACTACTTCAAGGAGGTCAACGACACCTTCGGCCACGACATGGGCGACGAGCTGCTGCGCCAGGTGGCGCGCCGCCTGCAGTCCTGCGTGCGCAGCAGCGACCAGGTGGCGCGCCTGGGCGGCGACGAGTTCACGCTGATACTGCGCGACCTCAAGCGCCTGGAGGACGCCCCCGCCATCTGCCGCAAGGTGCTGCACGCCGTGGCCCAGCCCTACGAGCTGTCCGGCAGCACGGTGCATGTCTCCGTCAGCGCCGGGGTGACGTTCTACCCGCGCGACGGCGACGACGGCGTCACGCTGCTCAAGCACGCCGACCTGGCCATGTACGCCGCCAAGGAGCAGGGGCGCAACCAGTTCTGCGAGTTCGCGCCCACCATGGAGCAGGAGGCGCAGAACCGCCGCCTGCTGCTGCGCGACCTGCAGCAGGGCCTGGACGAGGGCGAGTTCGCGCTGCACTACCAGCCGATCGTGGAAATGCGCAGCGGGCGCACCGTCAAGGCCGAGGCGCTGCTGCGCTGGAACCAGCCCGTGCGCGGCATGGTCAGCCCGGCCGACTTCATCGCGCTGGCCGAGGAGTCGGGCCTGATCGTGCCCCTGGGCGACTGGGTGATGCGCGAGGCCGCGTGCCAGCTGGCGCAGTGGCGCGAGGAGATCGCGCCCGCGTTCAGGCTCAGCGTCAACGTCTCGCCCGTGCAGCTCAATTCGAGCGGGCACTGCGTGCAGGCCTGGGTGGCGCACCTGCAGGACCTGTCGCTCCCCGGCTCGGCGCTGGTGGCGGAGATCACCGAACGCGTGCTGCTGGAGGCCGACAAGGACACCGACGCCCGGCTGCAGACCCTGCAGGGCGCGGGCATACAGCTGGCGCTCGACGACTTCGGCACCGGCTACTCATCGCTGTCCTACCTCAAGCGCTTCGACATCGACTACATCAAGATAGACCGCAGCTTCGTCAGCCTGCTGAGCCAGGGCAACGAGGACGCCACGCTGTGCCAGGCCATCATCGCCATGGCGCACCAGCTGGGCATATGCGTGGTGGCCGAAGGGGTGGAGACGCGCGAGCAGCACGACATCCTGCAGCGGGCCGGCTGCGACTACGGCCAGGGGTACTGGTACGGCAGGCCCATGCCCGCGCAGGAGCTCACCGAGCGGCTGCGTGCCCAGCACCGCGCGCCGCAGCCAGCTCCGGCAGAGCATGGATGA
- the gph gene encoding phosphoglycolate phosphatase (PGP is an essential enzyme in the glycolate salvage pathway in higher organisms (photorespiration in plants). Phosphoglycolate results from the oxidase activity of RubisCO in the Calvin cycle when concentrations of carbon dioxide are low relative to oxygen. This enzyme is a member of the Haloacid Dehalogenase (HAD) superfamily of aspartate-nucleophile hydrolase enzymes (PF00702).), with amino-acid sequence MVMEQDRLAALLARTDAAIVDLDGTMVDTLGDFAEALGRMLRDLQLPAIAPAQIARMVGKGSEHLLRSVLKQVLTPDGQASAAIEIEAKVEALYPRAWERYEHHYLAINGQFATLYPGVAEGLQALRGAGLALACLTNKPTAFARPLLRAKGLEGFFDHVFGGDAFARKKPDPLPLQKACEALGTAPARTLMVGDSSNDAQAARDAGCPVVLVTYGYNHGQPVQAVDADGFIHALPELAAARGAGHAAAR; translated from the coding sequence ATGGTGATGGAGCAAGACCGCCTGGCCGCGCTGCTGGCGCGCACCGATGCGGCGATCGTGGACCTGGACGGCACCATGGTGGACACGCTGGGCGACTTTGCCGAGGCGCTGGGCCGCATGCTGCGCGACCTGCAACTGCCGGCCATCGCGCCCGCGCAGATAGCGCGCATGGTGGGCAAGGGCTCCGAGCACCTGCTGCGTTCGGTGCTGAAACAGGTCCTAACGCCCGATGGACAAGCGTCAGCAGCTATTGAAATAGAAGCAAAGGTGGAGGCGCTGTACCCCCGTGCCTGGGAGCGCTACGAACACCACTACCTGGCCATCAACGGCCAGTTCGCCACCCTCTACCCCGGCGTGGCGGAGGGCCTGCAGGCGCTGCGCGGCGCGGGCCTGGCCCTGGCCTGCCTGACCAACAAGCCCACGGCCTTCGCGCGCCCGCTGCTGCGCGCCAAGGGGCTGGAGGGCTTCTTCGACCATGTGTTCGGCGGCGACGCCTTCGCGCGCAAGAAGCCCGACCCGCTGCCGCTGCAGAAGGCCTGCGAGGCGCTGGGCACGGCGCCCGCGCGCACGCTCATGGTGGGCGATTCGAGCAACGACGCCCAGGCCGCGCGCGACGCGGGCTGCCCCGTGGTGCTCGTGACCTATGGCTACAACCATGGCCAGCCGGTGCAGGCGGTGGACGCGGACGGCTTCATCCATGCTCTGCCGGAGCTGGCTGCGGCGCGCGGTGCTGGGCACGCAGCCGCTCGGTGA